From Candidatus Sphingomonas colombiensis, one genomic window encodes:
- a CDS encoding sigma-70 family RNA polymerase sigma factor gives MEKSALAEMGTEPLSDQAFKEMLAAGIPHLRAFARSLCGDRDNADDLAQEAMLKAWEGRGRFVAGTNFRAWIFTILRNHYFSQFRRKRFVGEWNDLVAERVLSAPASQGTAIELQDLMRAIQQIPPDQREAVILVAACGMSYEEAAAIAKVAVGTIKSRVSRGRAALEAIMDSGVLRIKRRDYVGEGDAVVSLLAYLESRRAGIARTAGVIGTLIAA, from the coding sequence ATGGAAAAGAGCGCATTGGCAGAGATGGGGACGGAGCCGCTTTCGGATCAAGCGTTCAAGGAGATGTTGGCAGCCGGGATACCCCACCTGCGCGCCTTCGCGCGTAGCCTGTGCGGTGACCGGGACAACGCGGACGACCTTGCGCAAGAGGCGATGCTGAAAGCGTGGGAAGGGCGTGGCCGTTTCGTTGCGGGCACCAATTTCCGAGCGTGGATTTTCACGATCCTGCGCAATCACTATTTCAGCCAATTTCGGCGCAAACGGTTCGTTGGCGAGTGGAATGATCTCGTCGCCGAGCGCGTGCTTTCGGCGCCCGCTAGCCAGGGCACGGCAATCGAGCTCCAAGATCTCATGCGCGCTATCCAGCAAATTCCGCCGGACCAGCGGGAGGCGGTAATTTTGGTTGCGGCGTGCGGAATGTCCTACGAAGAGGCAGCGGCAATCGCAAAGGTAGCGGTCGGGACGATCAAGAGCCGGGTTTCGCGTGGGAGAGCGGCGCTGGAGGCGATCATGGACAGCGGCGTATTGCGTATAAAGCGCCGCGACTACGTGGGCGAAGGCGATGCGGTTGTCAGCCTTCTGGCTTATCTGGAAAGCAGGCGGGCAGGCATCGCGCGAACAGCGGGTGTCATCGGCACGCTGATTGCAGCCTGA
- a CDS encoding MarR family transcriptional regulator: protein MMTEASEIDDAEYAALAEFRYVLRSFLSFSEAYAHKVGLRPQQHQALLAIRGSAPAEATVGHVAERMILKPHSATGLINRLEAMSLITREAAPDDRRRILLRLTPEAYRLLTLLSAAHREEIRRLRSQLHELLARI from the coding sequence ATGATGACGGAGGCGAGCGAGATCGATGATGCGGAATATGCGGCGCTGGCTGAGTTCCGCTACGTTCTGCGCAGTTTCCTGTCGTTCAGCGAGGCTTACGCACACAAGGTCGGCCTGAGGCCGCAACAGCATCAGGCGCTTCTCGCGATTCGGGGAAGTGCGCCGGCCGAGGCTACGGTCGGCCATGTCGCCGAGCGAATGATCCTGAAGCCGCATAGCGCAACCGGACTGATCAACCGGCTGGAAGCGATGAGCCTCATCACCCGCGAAGCTGCGCCGGATGACCGCCGGCGGATACTGCTTCGTCTTACGCCAGAAGCCTATCGACTGCTCACGTTGCTTTCGGCCGCCCACCGCGAGGAGATCCGTCGACTACGATCGCAGCTCCATGAGCTATTGGCCCGTATTTGA
- a CDS encoding ferritin-like domain-containing protein, with product MGLFTKDIQTFDDLFLHQLRDVYFAERQITDTLPKMMEKATDADLKRSFETHLRETEGQIARLERIFGLLGEKAKGTTCPAIEGIIKETNEVASDIANKAVLDAALIAAAQAVEHYEITRYGTLIAWADQLGLTEISSTLKETLDEEYAADDKLTQMAKTKTNPRADAVNAPA from the coding sequence ATGGGCCTGTTCACCAAGGACATCCAGACGTTCGACGACCTGTTCCTGCATCAGTTGCGAGACGTCTATTTCGCCGAGCGCCAAATTACCGACACGCTTCCCAAGATGATGGAAAAAGCGACCGACGCCGACCTCAAAAGAAGCTTCGAAACGCATTTGCGGGAGACCGAAGGTCAGATCGCCCGGCTCGAGCGAATTTTCGGGCTGCTGGGAGAAAAAGCTAAGGGCACGACTTGCCCGGCGATCGAGGGAATTATCAAGGAGACCAATGAAGTCGCCAGTGACATCGCGAACAAGGCCGTGCTCGACGCGGCACTGATCGCTGCCGCGCAAGCGGTCGAGCATTATGAGATCACACGCTATGGTACACTCATCGCCTGGGCAGATCAGCTAGGTTTGACCGAGATTTCTTCGACCCTCAAGGAAACGCTCGATGAGGAATATGCCGCCGACGACAAGCTCACCCAGATGGCAAAAACCAAAACCAACCCCAGAGCAGACGCCGTAAACGCCCCCGCTTGA
- a CDS encoding chloride channel protein, protein MTLTPPRATESHELADHKVDMRMVMLALMAIVVGTEGALGAWVLVKLIAVSTNLFWFGRLSARTATITDAHVGLLVVAIPVVGSLMVGLMARFGSDKIRGHGIPEAIETILFGESRLSLKVALLKPLSSAISIGSGGPFGAEGPIIMTGGAIGSLFAQCFHLSAAERKTLLVAGAAAGMTAIFGTPLAAILLAIEVLLFEWKPRSFVPVVVGVLVSFAWRPLLIGVGAMFPTTALIPAGMWVLPAAAVIGLVAGLEATLLSTALYRIEDLFHRLPVHWMWWPAIGAVVVGIGGLIDAHVLGAGYASIAALLNGALPLRVVAALLVVKAVVWLVALGSGTSGGVLAPLLILGGAAGFLLGQWLPGDPAFWAMIGMAGIMSGAMRAPMTGALFAIELTGRFEAAPYAIAASGAAYGVSVLLMRRSILTEKIARRGRHILQEYTVDPLDLLQAAQIMTRAPATLPGDLTVGATIVFFAEKATHRSYPVVDPEGRLLGLVSRTDALRWQIDRADDATTLTDAVSDAAQPVAYPDTPSGVVADLIVDSGIGRIPIVEPGTRRVIGILSRQDLLKTRIATRQAEIARARYVGA, encoded by the coding sequence ATGACGCTTACACCGCCGCGCGCGACCGAAAGCCACGAACTCGCAGACCATAAAGTCGATATGCGCATGGTGATGCTGGCGCTGATGGCGATCGTCGTCGGCACGGAGGGAGCGCTCGGCGCGTGGGTGCTGGTCAAGCTGATCGCGGTCTCTACCAACCTGTTCTGGTTCGGCCGACTGTCGGCGCGGACGGCAACGATCACCGACGCGCATGTCGGCTTGCTGGTAGTGGCGATACCGGTCGTCGGCAGCCTGATGGTTGGATTGATGGCGCGTTTCGGCTCCGACAAGATCCGTGGTCACGGCATTCCCGAAGCGATCGAGACCATCCTGTTCGGGGAAAGTCGCCTCTCGCTGAAGGTCGCGCTGCTCAAGCCACTGTCCTCGGCGATCTCGATCGGTAGCGGCGGGCCGTTCGGCGCGGAGGGGCCGATCATCATGACCGGCGGCGCGATCGGTTCATTGTTCGCGCAATGCTTCCACCTGAGTGCCGCGGAACGCAAGACGTTACTCGTCGCCGGCGCGGCGGCAGGCATGACCGCGATCTTCGGCACGCCGCTCGCCGCGATCCTGCTGGCGATCGAAGTGCTGCTGTTCGAGTGGAAGCCGCGCAGCTTCGTGCCGGTAGTGGTGGGGGTGCTGGTGTCCTTCGCATGGCGACCGCTGCTGATCGGGGTGGGCGCGATGTTTCCCACAACAGCGCTGATCCCGGCGGGGATGTGGGTGCTGCCCGCCGCCGCCGTGATCGGGCTGGTCGCTGGACTGGAGGCGACGTTGTTGTCCACCGCATTGTACCGAATCGAGGATCTGTTCCATCGCTTGCCGGTCCATTGGATGTGGTGGCCAGCGATCGGCGCGGTCGTGGTCGGGATTGGCGGCTTGATTGACGCGCATGTGCTGGGTGCAGGGTATGCGAGCATCGCCGCGCTGCTCAACGGTGCGCTGCCGCTCCGCGTGGTGGCGGCGCTGTTGGTAGTGAAGGCGGTGGTGTGGCTTGTCGCGCTGGGATCGGGGACGTCGGGCGGCGTGCTCGCACCACTGTTGATCCTCGGGGGAGCAGCGGGCTTTCTGCTCGGCCAGTGGTTGCCGGGCGATCCCGCTTTCTGGGCGATGATCGGCATGGCCGGGATCATGTCCGGCGCGATGCGCGCGCCGATGACGGGCGCCTTGTTCGCAATCGAACTGACCGGCCGTTTTGAGGCGGCTCCCTACGCGATCGCCGCCTCCGGTGCTGCCTATGGGGTCAGCGTCCTGCTGATGCGACGCTCGATCCTGACCGAGAAGATCGCGCGGCGGGGACGACACATCTTGCAGGAATACACCGTCGACCCGCTCGATCTGCTGCAAGCCGCGCAGATCATGACCCGCGCGCCCGCGACGCTGCCCGGCGACTTGACCGTCGGCGCGACCATCGTGTTCTTTGCCGAGAAAGCGACGCATCGCAGCTATCCGGTGGTGGACCCCGAAGGGCGCCTGCTCGGCTTGGTGTCGCGCACGGACGCGCTGCGCTGGCAGATTGATCGCGCCGACGACGCTACGACGCTCACTGACGCTGTGTCTGATGCCGCGCAGCCGGTCGCCTATCCCGACACGCCAAGCGGTGTGGTCGCTGACCTGATCGTCGATTCGGGAATCGGCCGCATCCCGATCGTCGAGCCGGGGACCCGTCGCGTGATCGGTATCTTGTCGCGGCAGGATCTGCTCAAGACGCGTATCGCGACGCGGCAGGCGGAAATTGCTCGCGCCCGCTATGTCGGCGCCTAG
- a CDS encoding carbohydrate porin — protein MVGRTSLRGVGLLAVVALAPNSACADDRPPLAAFAARNTLDGWTILQGADQTPVVLVKVQISGTFSTDRLGLAGLSLHAQVLHVAGESLSKRIRDIQIADAIDALPITRLFEAWAEKKFGNEDRSVAVKLGLMDLNTDLDSISATGLFLNSSHGVGAELARSGVNGPSVYPVSAFGVRINVAPSKKWAVRYALLDGVAGDPARPRAFVVARLAQKDGTLSIGELDYRPNDTTHVAIGAWRYSEPAPTLDATGRARSQGAYGEIEGEFWKGVNGWLRVGFARGSVQQVRAYVGTGIMFKGLVAGRPADGFGIAVARAWNSDAARVATHVARAETSIETTYQIKVSSLISIQPDFQYIFDPSLSSGTPNVIALGVRVIMSLGGPKPAPATDPSTPTVAPPSPGPPSETSPTKAPESNSTVGIPST, from the coding sequence GTGGTCGGCCGTACCAGCCTGCGCGGAGTCGGTCTGCTGGCCGTCGTGGCCTTGGCCCCGAATTCGGCCTGCGCCGATGACCGCCCGCCGCTGGCGGCTTTCGCCGCACGCAATACTCTGGACGGCTGGACGATTCTCCAAGGCGCAGATCAGACACCTGTCGTGCTGGTCAAGGTCCAGATATCGGGCACCTTCAGTACAGATCGCCTCGGGCTGGCCGGGCTTAGCCTCCATGCCCAGGTGCTCCATGTCGCGGGCGAGAGCCTTAGCAAACGCATTCGCGACATCCAGATCGCCGACGCGATCGACGCGTTACCGATAACGCGGTTGTTCGAGGCTTGGGCTGAAAAAAAATTCGGCAACGAGGATCGCAGCGTCGCGGTGAAACTCGGGTTGATGGACCTCAACACTGACCTCGATTCAATCTCCGCGACAGGCCTCTTTCTCAATTCCTCGCATGGTGTCGGCGCTGAACTCGCCAGGAGCGGTGTAAATGGGCCATCCGTTTACCCGGTGTCAGCATTCGGGGTGAGGATAAACGTTGCTCCGTCGAAGAAATGGGCAGTCCGCTACGCTCTTCTTGATGGCGTAGCGGGTGACCCCGCCCGCCCCAGAGCCTTTGTGGTGGCGCGCCTTGCCCAGAAGGATGGAACCCTTTCCATCGGCGAACTGGATTATCGCCCGAACGACACCACTCATGTAGCGATTGGCGCATGGCGATATAGCGAGCCTGCACCAACGCTGGATGCGACTGGCCGAGCCCGCAGCCAGGGAGCTTACGGAGAGATAGAGGGAGAATTCTGGAAGGGCGTTAATGGCTGGCTACGCGTAGGTTTCGCCCGCGGCTCAGTTCAACAGGTGCGCGCTTATGTCGGAACCGGGATTATGTTCAAGGGCCTCGTTGCGGGGCGGCCCGCGGACGGCTTCGGCATTGCTGTGGCGCGGGCGTGGAATTCGGATGCAGCAAGGGTCGCGACGCATGTGGCGCGTGCGGAAACGAGTATCGAGACGACTTATCAGATCAAGGTTTCGAGCCTCATTTCCATACAGCCGGATTTCCAGTACATATTTGATCCGTCGCTATCGTCCGGGACGCCGAATGTGATCGCTCTTGGGGTGCGCGTTATCATGTCGCTCGGCGGACCAAAACCAGCGCCAGCCACAGATCCGAGCACCCCGACCGTGGCCCCGCCTTCTCCCGGACCGCCAAGCGAAACATCGCCCACGAAAGCGCCCGAATCGAACTCGACGGTCGGTATACCCTCTACTTGA
- a CDS encoding IS3 family transposase (programmed frameshift) translates to MPSKKHKPEEIIGKLREVEIVLGQGGTTAEGCRRIGVTEQTYYRWRKEYGGLKTDQARRMKDLEKENQRLRRAISDLTLDKLILQEAAPGKLLSPARRRRCIDQLRRDLAVRVSERRICRVLGQHRSTQRKVPRGADDEQALTEDIIALAKQYGRYGYRRVTALLCHAGWTVNHKRVERIWRREGLKVPLRQPKRGRLWLNDGSCIRLRPEYPGHVWAYDFVEGRTHDGRKFRILTIIDEASRECMALIVARQLKHEDVLAALADLFISRGPPAHIRSDNGSEFIATAVQKWLGQIGVKTLYITPGSPWENGYNESFNGSLRDELLNGEIFYSLAEARVLIEAWRRYYNTVRPHSSLGYRPPAPETATPPYPASGSASLHLRPDMAAMGLIH, encoded by the exons ATGCCGTCGAAGAAGCACAAGCCCGAGGAGATTATCGGGAAGCTGCGTGAGGTCGAGATCGTGTTGGGCCAGGGCGGGACGACCGCCGAGGGATGCCGGCGGATCGGGGTTACGGAGCAGACCTACTATAGGTGGCGCAAGGAATATGGCGGCCTGAAGACCGATCAGGCGCGGCGGATGAAGGATTTGGAGAAGGAGAACCAGCGGCTGCGGCGGGCGATTTCGGATCTGACGCTGGACAAGCTGATCCTGCAGGAAGCTGCAC CGGGGAAACTTCTGAGCCCCGCGCGGCGTCGGCGCTGCATCGATCAATTACGACGAGATCTGGCAGTCCGTGTGTCCGAGCGACGGATATGCCGGGTGCTGGGGCAGCATCGATCGACGCAGCGCAAGGTGCCGCGTGGGGCGGATGACGAACAGGCGCTTACGGAGGACATCATCGCATTGGCGAAGCAATATGGTCGCTATGGCTACCGCCGGGTGACGGCGTTGCTGTGCCATGCAGGATGGACCGTGAACCATAAACGGGTCGAGCGGATATGGCGTCGTGAGGGGCTGAAGGTTCCGCTGCGCCAGCCAAAGCGGGGACGCCTGTGGCTCAACGACGGATCGTGCATCCGCCTGCGGCCCGAATATCCAGGGCATGTATGGGCCTATGACTTTGTCGAAGGGCGCACGCATGACGGCCGCAAGTTCCGCATCCTGACCATCATCGACGAGGCCAGCAGGGAGTGCATGGCGCTCATCGTGGCGCGTCAGCTCAAGCACGAGGATGTTCTGGCAGCCTTGGCCGACCTGTTCATCTCGCGCGGCCCTCCGGCACATATACGATCCGATAATGGCAGCGAATTTATCGCGACCGCTGTCCAGAAGTGGCTGGGTCAGATCGGCGTGAAGACGCTCTACATCACCCCGGGATCACCGTGGGAGAATGGATATAACGAAAGCTTCAACGGGTCGCTTCGCGACGAACTGCTCAATGGCGAGATATTCTACAGCCTCGCCGAGGCCAGGGTGCTGATCGAAGCCTGGCGGCGGTATTACAACACCGTCCGCCCGCATAGCAGCCTGGGTTATCGACCACCGGCCCCGGAAACAGCGACACCGCCATATCCGGCCTCCGGTTCCGCTTCGCTCCACCTCCGTCCGGATATGGCGGCGATGGGCCTAATCCACTAA
- a CDS encoding cation diffusion facilitator family transporter has protein sequence MVSGRNFVIYAALSGNLAIALTKGAAAAISGSSSMLTESIHSLVDTTNQGLLLYGLRRSKRPADVIHPFGYGRELYFWSFVVALMIFAGGAAASLFEGIVHFRQPEPITKPGINFLVLGVAFLFEGASWTIALREFRRTTRGEGWWRALRRSKDPATFVVLFEDSAALIGIIIAATAIGTALWTGDARCDGVGSILIGVLLGAVALLLARESKGLLIGERARPELSESIAAIARVEPGVCKVNEVLTVHLAPEQVMATVSLDFDDALDTRKIERAVANIETRAKARHGEVTRVFIRPQSAQTIS, from the coding sequence ATGGTGAGTGGACGCAATTTTGTCATTTATGCGGCGCTTTCGGGCAACCTGGCGATAGCATTAACCAAGGGTGCCGCCGCCGCGATAAGCGGCAGTTCGTCGATGCTCACGGAGAGTATTCACTCACTTGTCGATACGACCAATCAGGGGCTTCTGCTTTACGGATTGCGACGTTCGAAGCGGCCAGCGGATGTGATCCACCCGTTTGGTTATGGTCGTGAGCTCTATTTCTGGAGCTTCGTTGTTGCATTGATGATTTTCGCCGGTGGAGCTGCGGCATCGCTTTTTGAAGGAATTGTTCATTTCAGACAGCCGGAACCCATCACGAAACCGGGAATAAACTTCCTCGTATTGGGGGTGGCTTTCCTGTTCGAAGGAGCGTCGTGGACGATCGCATTGCGCGAATTTCGGCGCACGACGAGAGGAGAGGGTTGGTGGCGAGCGCTCCGTCGCAGCAAGGATCCCGCCACTTTCGTCGTATTGTTCGAAGACAGTGCGGCTCTGATTGGGATCATTATTGCCGCGACCGCGATCGGCACCGCATTGTGGACTGGCGACGCGCGTTGTGACGGCGTTGGTTCTATTCTTATTGGCGTCCTGTTGGGCGCTGTGGCTTTGTTGCTGGCGCGAGAGAGCAAGGGACTACTGATCGGTGAGCGCGCGAGACCTGAGTTAAGCGAATCGATTGCGGCGATTGCTCGCGTGGAACCGGGTGTTTGCAAGGTGAATGAGGTGCTTACCGTTCATCTTGCTCCCGAGCAGGTAATGGCGACGGTCAGTCTCGATTTCGATGACGCGCTCGATACCAGGAAAATCGAGCGCGCCGTCGCGAATATCGAGACGAGAGCGAAGGCGCGACATGGCGAGGTCACCAGGGTTTTTATTCGGCCGCAATCGGCGCAGACGATTTCCTGA
- a CDS encoding PRC-barrel domain-containing protein, with amino-acid sequence MIAAMMTAANLGSRVTGWGFAVFTLGSVCWSIVGIHSGQINLIATNSFLTIVNLFGGWRWLGRQRAYEDGGRSAKKASRRSAAPALFTATGVTEMIVEDNLGNRIGKAVEVLIECASGRISYVVVASGGLGGVAEELRAVPGYQVNFGRDRMAIRLTGREFLRLGQLENGDWPAKAAPLQGAQVRSSPRRL; translated from the coding sequence ATGATCGCGGCGATGATGACAGCAGCCAATCTCGGTTCGCGTGTCACCGGTTGGGGATTTGCTGTCTTTACACTGGGATCTGTCTGCTGGTCGATCGTGGGAATTCATTCAGGGCAGATCAATTTGATCGCGACCAACAGCTTTTTGACGATCGTGAACCTGTTCGGGGGCTGGCGCTGGCTCGGGCGACAGCGGGCCTATGAGGACGGAGGAAGGTCCGCCAAAAAAGCTAGCCGCCGTTCCGCAGCACCTGCGCTATTTACCGCCACCGGCGTCACCGAAATGATCGTGGAAGATAACCTCGGTAACCGGATCGGCAAAGCCGTCGAGGTGTTGATTGAATGCGCCTCCGGAAGGATCAGCTACGTCGTCGTCGCGTCGGGCGGTCTGGGCGGCGTGGCGGAAGAGCTGCGCGCCGTGCCCGGCTATCAGGTCAATTTTGGTCGTGATCGCATGGCGATCCGTTTGACGGGGCGCGAATTCTTGCGCTTGGGACAACTCGAGAACGGGGATTGGCCCGCAAAAGCAGCGCCATTGCAGGGGGCGCAAGTTCGATCCTCACCCCGCCGGTTATAA